From the genome of Branchiostoma floridae strain S238N-H82 chromosome 8, Bfl_VNyyK, whole genome shotgun sequence:
aagcagaggttggtggagaaAGGTGTGACCCTTTACTTCAATGTCACTTTCTCTATTGGTCCTACTGGCACATGTGAAGGTCACGATGTTCTCTACGAACCTGTACATGCTGGCTTGGTCATAAAGTCCGTTAGAGTGATTAAGTCAAAATACAAGGTTTTAATATCAAACACATGGTAtgtacaagcaaggaggtgaGAAAAATTCCTTGGTACGAGGTTTGCAACATTGTTGGGTCTGTTATAAACCACATAACAATTATCAAGTACCATTAtataatctatatcattattctATTGGAGAATTTTGCACGCTAATATGAGATCTCTCCCATTCAAGCACGTATCTCGCCTGTTTTGTCTACTCCACTTAGAATGTACCCGCAGTCGCCtatgttgcagtcttcgaacgggtctgttttttattgggggggggggtcttggttcgcgattttcaacattacataagttctcttgtgccgggaaagggggtttgccgaggaagggagtttgccaaggAAGGGAGTTTCGCCTTCCACAgcaaattactagtacttttccTGGCACAAGAGAAcgtagccaacgttgaaaatcgtaaCCCCCCTTCCCCCACCCCAATAATAACCTAAGACCTGTTCAAAGACTGCAACTGAGGATATACCCGCAGGGGgtttatacatatatcattataACCTTTGCTTTATCAATTtttcgtgaaccaagtgtttacattcatatagcccgtggagctgctcgatcagctatcggctccgtgtgttttgttttacagtatccctgtatagagccctaaacaccgatttgttgatggtgacgtgaaccaagtgtttacattcatatagcccgtggagctgctcgatcagctatcggctccgtgtgtttgttgtttacagtatccttgtatagagccctaaacaccgatttgttgatggtgacgtgaaccaagtgttaacattcatatagcccgtggagctgctcgatcagctatcggctccgtgtgttttgttttacagtatccctgtatagagccctaaacaccgatttatTGATgttgacgtgaaccaagtgtttacattcatatagcccgtggagctgcttggtCAGCCATccgctccgtgtgtttgttgtttacagtatccctgtatagagccctaaacaccgatttgttgattgTGACGTGAACCgtgtgtttacattcatatagcccgtggagctgcttgatcagctatcggctccgtgtgtttgttgtttacagtgtccctgtatagagccctaaacaccgatttgttgatggtgacgtgaaccatgtgtttacattcatatagcccgtggagctgcttgatcagctatcggctccgtgtgtttgttgtttacagtatccttgtatagagccctaaacaccgatttgttgatggtgacgtgaaccaagtgtttacattcatacagcccgtggagctgcttgatcagctatcggctccgtgtgtttgttgtttacagtatccctgtatacagccctaaacaccgatttgttgatggtgacgtgaaccaagtgtttacattcatatagcccgtggagctgcttgatcagctatcggctccgtgtgttttgttttacagtatccctgtatagagccctaaacaccgatttgttgatggtgacgtgaaccaagtgtttacattcatatagcccgtggagctgcttgatcagctatcggctccgtgtgtttgttgtttacagtatccctgtatagagccctaaacaccgatttgttgatggtgacgtgaacaaagtgtttacattcatatagcccgtggagctgctcgatcagctatcggctccgtgtgtttgttgttgacagtatgtttacattcatagtttgTAGAGGTTGCTTGCTCTGCTCTTCGTTCTGTGTATCTTTGTCATTTACGATATCTCCATAGAGCCCTGCCAACAATTTGTTTAAGGTGCTAGTTCAGCCCGTccccgtttgtttttcttctacgagagaagcttctccatggagtttttttttaaattcatgaaggtgacgagacccaagtgtttgcattcatgagTGCGTAGAGCCCGCTCCGTTGAGCTAGAggtctgcacgagcaacctccatggaggagctctgtggagctcctccatggaggttgctcgtgcagccccttctcTGAGATCTGGCTGTCTGCTCTGTTTGACTCTGTGCGGGAGGAGGATAAGATTGTACTCCGCACTTTTCCTCGCATGGAATGTCTCCTTCCTTGTTCTGCTGCCTTGTAGTGTCTAATGTCTCACTGCTGCTTGTCTCGTCCCCAGGGTGTACAGCTGGACGATCGTCCATAGCGACCTCACCGCTTCTCTCACTCATTTCTAAAACAACAATAGAACATCCGACATTAAACGAGCAGAAACATTGGTAGACACATACGCAAACGTACTCACACATACAATTATATGTATTAGCCCATGTAGTCACTCGTTCCCAAATAATACATTTAAGCATTTATTTATGTGTAAATCCATgtccgtaggctaattgcaagggtacagacagataataaacaagtgaccgtagatATTATACATAGTCTAGCACTTTGTGACGTATTTATGGTTCCGTCGCGTCAGTTGCAACaacataatatatattatgCCGATGATATGGACAGTTACAGACAGACAAGTAACGACaaacaggaaagaaaaagaagcccTAGTATTACTGATAGCTTACCAGGACAAAGTATGTACTTGTTTACTAAAACACTGGAACTAATCAACAAAGAAATATGCTAGGAATTCGAAGCCAGAGTCTAACAGCTGTTAAGGGATTCCTCTCCCGGCCGCAACACTAGAGAAcaccatatctgcttggagatatctAATTACTAAGCTCCCTCGACCACATGACCTGTTCTACTAGATATCAAATACAGGGatgatttctgaaattttcacatcgataataaaaacagctaccgcgaaaaaaaagtgcatcatcgtGCAGGTCGGTGCAGAGGACataccaaactacatacgaatgcgacaatgggaacatacagatacaaatgcGAACGCGCTACATGGACAAAAACTATACTAGTAGTCTGTcgccggaggttaccctccagttaCAAACTAATTACATCGTCTCGCCTTAGAAGAATACGGTTTCTCGTAAAGAAAATTAAGGATTATCAGACGAAGAACGTAAGGGAGgtgaaaaaatgttttaccttCCGGTTTGTGGTGCTGAAGTTATCGCTGAAGTGTCGAATTGTCTTGAAAATGGTCTCAAACTGGAGCAAAGTAGTCGTATACACGTACGTTACACTCCGAGAAACAACAATGGCTGCCAGGCAAACTGACCTTTccaggtctcataacacagtatttaacCGCGACCGCGTCCCCAAAAGTAGACCGGGTCAAAATAGTGCAGcacagtacttgcaaaggccgaagttattcttccgtgcacaacaGATAGGTGGAATCTGCGGTAAATGgtaatttatttttattcttaATTTCTATATCTTTATGTATTTAGAATATTGTTGTTGATAGGTATCTTGTCCTTGCCCAATTCCATTTGTACTGTCTATGCTTTTGTCAGCAAGGCTAGCCTtatgtaatagccacaggctagttgggcagtcctggctgtgcgtgctgaatagcaaaaccaataaataaaatagaaataatgaCCAGAACCTACAACTGATATAATAAAGCCTGATAGCTTAAAAATGGACTCCTAAAAAGTTTGATACTAGCAACCACGAATTTAATATCAGTGGAAAATTAGCTGAGAAAGTTTACCAAGTATTATCAGAAATGACCGACTGATTAATTCAGTGATTGAATCGCAAACTCGTGAGCGTACACTCAAGTTGGATACTATCACTTGTAACATgcttagagagagagagagagagagatggcaTGCATAACCAGCCAGAGAAGACCTTGGCAGGCGCTTTGAAAGGATAAATTTATTTTTCCACATGATGTAAATAATTATGTTTAAACAAAGCATGAAATATCACCACGTTTCGAAGCAAGGCATGACATAACATAAGAATAAACTCAATAACCGTCAGTACTATATCTACGTTTGGCAAGTTATCAAGTTACCACTTCCTAGCATTGTTATCTAAGAGTATCAACTTCTTATTCAGCAATAATACAATGTTGAATACAGAACATTGTCCTAAAATTGAGTTATTCGATATTTAGGTTTGCAAAGGCAACTATCAAGGCTCAGTGATGATATGGGCGGTATGCACATGTAGGGTTGGGTAGTTTACAGGCGTGTTCGGCCATATGTAAGTGTAAACTACTTTTCCttgaagcagaatagtcgcactgatcacaTTTTTGCTTtacttctactgtatttttgCACGTGTCTGGATAGGTTTATTAAAATCATGTACACACCGGTCAAGTTTCCACGGTTTGTCTCGTCCTGTGTCTGTTAACATGGTATTACTGTGCTGCAGTGACGTCACACTACTTACACGTATATGGTTTGTCATATCTAAGGCTACGGATTACTTGCCAGCCGTCCATGTATCCACACTCCCTAAACGTTGGGTTATTCGCCGTTGTGTTTAGCCACATGTCGGTCTAAATGgaatttttgtgcagcagaatagtcgcactggtcacacttgtaaggtttttcacctgtatgttttctaaTGTGTACGGTTAAGTAAGACGTTCTAGCCGTCCtgaatccgcactctccacacatgtagggtttttcgccggtgtgtttatACATGTGTTTGACTAGACTGCCTTTGCatgaagcagaatagtcgcactggtcgcatttataaggtttcatacctgtatgtgttctcatatgtacagtTAAGGAAGACCTGTTACTAGTCCTGTATTCGCACTGTTCGCACATAAATggcttttctccggtgtgtttagtaaGGTGGCGGTCTAAAGAaactttatgtgcagcagaatagtcacactggtcacacttataaggtttctcgccggtatgtgttctcatatgttcggtCAAggaagacctgtcagccgtcctatatccgcactcatcacacatgtagggtttttcgccggtgtgtttagccatgtgtttctttaaattACCTTTGTGTGAAgcagaaaagtcgcactggtcacatttatagggcttttcacctgtatgtgttctcatgtgttctGATAGGTGAGACCTGCTAgcagtcctgtatccgcactcatcacatatgtagggtttttctccggtgtgtttagccatgtgtcggtctaaagcGCTTCTGTGTGTAGTAGAAAAGTCGCATTGggcacatttgtagggtttctcgcccgTATGAGTTCTTATATGTCGAGATAGGTTGGACCTATTAGCCGTTCGaaatccgcactccccacacatgagaGTTTTTACTCCGGTGTGTTTGgtcatgtgttggtctaagTTGTATTTTGTTGCAGAAGtatagttacactggtcacacttgtaaggtttctcgccagtaTGTATTCTCATATGTTCCAATAGGCGACACCTGATAGCCGCCGagtatccacactctccacagatgtagggtttttcgccggtatgtttagtcatgtgtcggtctaagtgaactttctgtgcagcagaatagtcgcactggtcacacttatatggtttctcacctgtatgttttcttgtgtgtttgatTAGGACAGACTTTTTGGCTGCCCTATAGCCACACTCCGTACACGCAAAGCGTTTATTCACAGTGCGTTTCACCGCAAGTCTGTCCTTCTGCTCTGTTCGACCCTGTGCGGGAGGATGGTCAGATTCTACTCCACACTTTTCCTCACATGGAATGTTTTCTTCCTCATTTTGCTGCCTTCCCGTGTCTAATTCCTCGCTGCTGCTTGTCTCGT
Proteins encoded in this window:
- the LOC118420994 gene encoding zinc finger protein 501-like, coding for MGERSGEVAMDDRPAIHPGDETSSSEELDTGRQQNEEENIPCEEKCGVESDHPPAQGRTEQKDRLAVKRTVNKRFACTECGYRAAKKSVLIKHTRKHTGEKPYKCDQCDYSAAQKVHLDRHMTKHTGEKPYICGECGYSAAIRCRLLEHMRIHTGEKPYKCDQCNYTSATKYNLDQHMTKHTGVKTLMCGECGFRTANRSNLSRHIRTHTGEKPYKCAQCDFSTTHRSALDRHMAKHTGEKPYICDECGYRTASRSHLSEHMRTHTGEKPYKCDQCDFSASHKGNLKKHMAKHTGEKPYMCDECGYRTADRSSLTEHMRTHTGEKPYKCDQCDYSAAHKVSLDRHLTKHTGEKPFMCEQCEYRTSNRSSLTVHMRTHTGMKPYKCDQCDYSASCKGSLVKHMYKHTGEKPYMCGECGFRTARTSYLTVHIRKHTGEKPYKCDQCDYSAAQKFHLDRHVAKHNGE